One Amphiprion ocellaris isolate individual 3 ecotype Okinawa chromosome 5, ASM2253959v1, whole genome shotgun sequence genomic region harbors:
- the fam83c gene encoding protein FAM83C — translation MISSEALRPATNGRKPLGKLASRLEEVKNPWRQVSTLELSHNEAARLATDALLELGEKEYRRVLAEERELNFLSPLEIRYIGQHAASRTSADSNGAPGAADRDFGDGDAVSELTSGTYFPMMSDEEPPMLELGWPESPARYGPSETQIYFQRDKSHNIKDLIRSLINKAKKVIAVVMDIFTDVDLLCDLMEASNKRRVPVYILLDEKNLGYFSDMCSALDIQNSHLSNMRIRSVCGDTYCTKSGKKFSGQVLEKFMIIDCEEVIAGSYSFTWLSAQVHSNMVMHFSGRISDSFDREFRCMYADSQIIDCFFNPDEDGMPYYPSYPAMMGPAMGLGPGLTLDLLSDRQRDRVCSENSSSQSSNSVSSVKAAPGMPSNNVYKVTQGLDKKDPGGSHLSPERRGSGGQTPTSGLRGSANGGTNHGPVSDRPPPTYGQAMGIEWNKPNPADVMRANIGGTSSKFQALGLYDHKPSMFHSAGLVPGAPNSNLNPKNLTPDSKLNPKQRTPPNLFNKLSDMFLPPSKDKDTYNFRRSPSPHGPSPWGGPDLCQPEPESQQSPPPPTSPTTLISRQDNKRMTLGHSKLDLVNQYNKMKSKQVYSRFELKSSN, via the exons ATGATCAGCTCCGAGGCCCTCCGCCCGGCCACCAACGGCAGGAAGCCGCTGGGGAAGCTGGCGTCCCGGCTGGAGGAGGTGAAGAACCCGTGGCGGCAGGTGTCCACGCTGGAGCTGAGCCACAACGAGGCGGCGCGGCTCGCCACGGACGCGCTGCTGGAGCTCGGAGAGAAGGAGTACCGGAGGGTGCTGGCCGAGGAGCGGGAGCTCAACTTCCTGTCCCCGCTGGAGATCCGCTACATCGGCCAGCATGCGGCCAGCAGGACCAGCGCCGACAGCAACGGGGCCCCCGGGGCCGCAGACCGGGACTTCGGGGACGGGGACGCCGTGTCCGAGCTCACCTCCGGGACCTACTTCCCCATGATGTCCGACGAGGAGCCGCCGATGCTGGAGCTCGGCTGGCCCGAGAGTCCGGCCCGGTACGGCCCGTCAGAGACCCAGATCTACTTCCAGAGGGACAAGTCCCACAACATCAAGGACCTGATCCGGTCCCTCATCAACAAGGCCAAGAAG GTCATCGCCGTGGTGATGGACATCTTCACCGACGTGGACCTGCTCTGCGACCTGATGGAGGCGTCCAACAAGCGGCGGGTTCCTGTTTACATCCTGCTGGACGAGAAGAACCTGGGATACTTCAGCGACATGTGCTCAGCGCTGGACATCCAGAACTCCCACCTCAGT aACATGCGGATTCGCAGCGTTTGCGGCGACACCTACTGCACCAAGAGCGGCAAGAAGTTCAGCGGCCAGGTCCTGGAGAAGTTCATGATCATCGACTGTGAGGAGGTCATCGCTGGATCCTACAG TTTCACCTGGTTGTCGGCTCAGGTCCACAGCAACATGGTGATGCATTTCTCAGGTCGCATCTCCGACAGCTTTGACCGGGAGTTTCGTTGTATGTACGCCGACTCACAGATCATTGACTGCTTCTTCAACCCGGACGAGGACGGGATGCCCTACTACCCATCGTACCCAGCCATGATGGGCCCCGCCATGGGTCTCGGCCCGGGCCTGACTTTGGATCTGCTGTCCGACAG GCAGCGGGACAGAGTCTGTTCTGAAAATTCCAGCAGCCAATCGAGTAACAGCGTCTCCAGCGTGAAGGCGGCCCCGGGAATGCCCTCCAACAACGTCTACAAGGTCACCCAGGGCCTCGACAAGAAGGATCCCGGAGGTTCTCACCTGAGCCCCGAGAGGAGAGGCAGCGGAGGACAAACCCCGACGTCCGGACTCCGAGGCTCAGCTAACGGAGGAACCAATCACGGCCCGGTTTCCGACCGGCCGCCGCCGACCTACGGTCAGGCGATGGGCATCGAGTGGAACAAGCCCAACCCGGCGGACGTCATGCGGGCCAACATCGGCGGAACCTCCTCCAAGTTCCAGGCGTTGGGGTTGTATGACCACAAACCCAGCATGTTCCACAGCGCCGGTCTGGTCCCTGGAGCCCCCAACTCCAACCTGAACCCCAAGAACCTGACACCGGACAGCAAGCTCAACCCCAAGCAGAGGACTCCCCCCAACCTCTTCAACAAACTCTCAGACATGTTCCTGCCGCCCTCCAAAGACAAAGACACCTACAACTTCCGGAGGTCTCCGTCCCCTCATGGCCCGTCGCCATGGGGAGGGCCGGATCTCTGCCAGCCCGAACCGGAGAGCCAGCAGAGCCCGCCGCCGCCAACGTCACCGACCACCTTAATCAGCCGGCAGGACAACAAGCGAATGACGTTGGGCCACAGCAAGCTGGACTTGGTGAACCAGTACAACAAGATGAAGTCCAAGCAGGTTTACAGCCGCTTCGAGCTCAAGAGCAGCAACTAA